The region GACCCCCGAAATCAGGCTACAAGGTGGTAGTGCTGCTTCTGAAACACTAATCAAATGTTAATGATGGCTGACACTCcccacttaaaaaataaaaacgttattgtaataaaataatcCGATATTCTGCAACGCGGTGGTAATAAAAGTGCTTTTCAcatgacatttttcatttattctgaCTGTCTGGAAAAGCAATAGTAACTAAGAATTCACTGCTGTGTGGGAAAGATTCCAAATACATCCTGACCACTTACCATCACAGTTCGTGTGGCATGTTGCACACACCCCTAATGGATTGGTTTTCCACCTTGTGTTATTTCTCTGTCTTTTCTGCCAGTTTTCCCAGGTTAAAGATGTCTTTGTTTTCCAATATTTCCACTTTTTTCTCTCCTTCCATGAGTACGTTCACCACCATAGCCCTGACCACTGTTGTAACCGGTATCGACAAGGCCGTGGGGAACACGAGGGAAAGGGGGGCGAGAAACTTCCTAGCTAACCACTCCGCTGGTCGAGATTCCTGTCGGTCAACCAGAAGAactctgcaagaaaaaaaaaaagaattgtccACTCTTAGGGTGTCCATGTTCAGTATTACAGAAATGAATACAGTACCAATGCACCTCTCATATTCACATTACGTCTTGCTAGCTGTAGTTTACAAAGTAAATATTATGTAACGAAACTCTTCAGGTTCAGTGCAGTCTTGTAAAGCACAAGCtatagaattttaaaatgcactgaaacatgcttttttttaaagctgattTTATGGAAATCTGATCATGAGTATTGAGCAAAGGGTAATTTTATTAGGCCACTAATTTTCAATTACATTATTTATGATATGATACCAGACTAGTTTCATATAATGTACTAAACTATATACATGAAGTGTATAACTAAATTAATGTGTTTAGAAATATCATAGTTTAAGATATTTGTTAATGCAGAATATCTTTATTGTACTTGGAAATTACAGAAATTTGACAAAAATCTTACGCGGGTCTAAAGACTGAATATCtatcaaagccaagttcctcaATATCAGCCTCAACCTGgccctaaaaaacaaaaatacaaacataCAAATGTTAAGATGGGAACTCAAGGCcaatgaaaaatataataaaaataaaattagaccAAAGGATTACAGATAAGTAATTCTAGATTGATACACATTAAGAAATTCTCTTGTGgtttaagcaaaaaaaatgattatacagtaaaagcaaaaTTTCCCAAAGCCATCTTGAAAGGTGTAGGATTTTgatctttaaaaaggtttccataTCTCACAGATATAAAGAAATAGAATAAATGCTAAGCTTTTCAAaaggttttataaaaaatatctgTTGCAGACCTTTACTTTCAGGTAGAGGAAACCACTGTTTTTATCTGCTCCTTTTGAAGACTCCAGAGTAAAGTGGGAGCAACCACCAGCCTTTGCCAGCTCTGCCGACTTTAAAACATAGTCATGGTCCACACGTACAAAACCTTCctgtttaaaagaaacaaacagggAATTGTGATCAACTACACAACATCTTTTCTCTTCAGACACTAATGGGAGTAAACAATGATGTAAATTGTGCAAACGGAGAagatttttaaacttaaaatgtgACAAAATACCTTCAATATATTATGTTGAAGCCCAGTATGGATTTAAATGGAATGAGTATGTGTTACAGGTACAAATGAATAGACGAAGCTCTTAAAGCTTTAGTGTTTCCATCAAAAATATAGCTTGAACCTCCTGGactgattcttttctttacTACCTCAAGATTATTTTCTACTTCTCCACTGCAGACATGTCGTTACCAcgatgtattttaaaacattgccCACAGCTCCGCAGAGCTGAAGTGTTGACAGAATTGTACCCATAACTTGATTGGTGCATTCGAAATTTTCGACGCTGCCCTGCCAGTGAAAGCATTGCCTCATTTTAATGTTATTCAAGGGCCTGTATAATGAAGAGTGGATTAAATCGAGCCCCTAATTATTTTGGCTTTAGTTCTGGATTAGCCTT is a window of Lepisosteus oculatus isolate fLepOcu1 chromosome 21, fLepOcu1.hap2, whole genome shotgun sequence DNA encoding:
- the htatip2 gene encoding oxidoreductase HTATIP2 isoform X2, which codes for MAEDMKTLEENFRQKNKSCFILGASGETGKVLLKEIVTKQIFSKITLIGRRKLTFEDKGSENLVQEVVDFEKLDDYAAAFQGHDVGFCCLGTTKAKAGTEGFVRVDHDYVLKSAELAKAGGCSHFTLESSKGADKNSGFLYLKVKGQVEADIEELGFDRYSVFRPAVLLVDRQESRPAEWLARKFLAPLSLVFPTALSIPVTTVVRAMVVNVLMEGEKKVEILENKDIFNLGKLAEKTEK
- the htatip2 gene encoding oxidoreductase HTATIP2 isoform X1 — its product is MKPRKSNCRIIAGFLTVLIVLLAAVLNHLETSEPTALPRMAEDMKTLEENFRQKNKSCFILGASGETGKVLLKEIVTKQIFSKITLIGRRKLTFEDKGSENLVQEVVDFEKLDDYAAAFQGHDVGFCCLGTTKAKAGTEGFVRVDHDYVLKSAELAKAGGCSHFTLESSKGADKNSGFLYLKVKGQVEADIEELGFDRYSVFRPAVLLVDRQESRPAEWLARKFLAPLSLVFPTALSIPVTTVVRAMVVNVLMEGEKKVEILENKDIFNLGKLAEKTEK